In one Candidatus Margulisiibacteriota bacterium genomic region, the following are encoded:
- a CDS encoding valine--tRNA ligase, with product MSEMEKVYNPSEIEARIYADWEKSGDFVPRGDGEPFSIVMPPPNVTGALHMGHALDDTLPDILVRWRRMLGGNVLWVPGTDHAGIATQNVVEKKLAGDSLTRHDLGREKFVAEVWRWKEEYGSRITSQLRLLGASCDWRHERFTMDEGCSRAVREVFVELYKKGLIFKGPRIINWCPRCHTALSDVEVEYEENAGKLWHLRYQLAENPKKYLVVATTRPETLFGDAAVAVHPEDERYQDLIGKEVLLPLTDKKIPIIADEYVDRGFGTGAVKITPAHDVNDYEVGKRHKLPALEIMDTSGLLNENVPLRYKGLERFKARELALTDLEEKGLLDSVQDYKNKISRCYRCHDIIEPYLSPQWFVDMPKLAAPAVEAVRSGRIKFYPERWSKVYFDWMENIREWCISRQIWWGHRIPVWYCECGEVICAKEDPQTCPKCGSDKLTQDPDVLDTWFSSALWPFSTLGWPDDTADLKTYYPTALLVTGYDIITFWVSRMITLGLEFKKEVPFHKVVIHGLIRDEHGKKMSKSTGNAVDPVELIKAYGADALRFTLASMVTSGGQDLKLAAPKVLASRNFMNKIWNVARFVLLKLADNKFSAEKSLADEWILSRYQQVIQKTDSDLRNFYFGDMALGLYDFVWNEFCDWYIEMSKLGLHKETFLTVFNGILRLLHPVTPFITEEIWAKLGNAGKVISASWPQADKTLLNPAREKKMAAVIELIRAVRNIRAEMNVAPAKKADLIILCRDPAAAEALTEAKPYIQQLAGVEKIDLVGKLAAKPRNASHAVIGGAEVFVPLDNLIDLRAEIARLEKEKNKYQAEINRVKNKLANKSFIEKAPPEVIEKEKEKEKTCAEKFKIVEEQLKALTEK from the coding sequence CTTTGTGCCAAGAGGCGATGGCGAGCCGTTCTCGATCGTTATGCCGCCGCCTAATGTGACCGGCGCCCTGCACATGGGGCACGCGCTGGACGACACTTTGCCGGATATTTTGGTGCGCTGGCGCCGTATGCTGGGCGGCAATGTGCTCTGGGTGCCCGGCACGGATCATGCGGGTATTGCCACGCAGAATGTAGTGGAGAAAAAATTGGCTGGGGACAGCCTGACGCGCCACGACCTTGGCCGCGAGAAATTTGTCGCTGAAGTCTGGCGCTGGAAAGAAGAATACGGCAGCCGGATCACCAGCCAGCTGCGTTTGCTGGGCGCGTCCTGTGATTGGCGGCATGAGCGTTTTACTATGGACGAGGGCTGTTCACGCGCGGTGCGGGAAGTTTTTGTCGAGTTATACAAAAAGGGCTTGATCTTCAAAGGCCCGCGCATTATTAACTGGTGCCCGCGCTGCCATACCGCGCTGTCGGATGTCGAGGTGGAGTATGAGGAAAACGCCGGCAAGCTCTGGCATTTGCGCTATCAATTGGCGGAAAATCCCAAAAAATATCTGGTGGTGGCGACAACGCGTCCGGAAACTTTATTCGGCGACGCGGCCGTGGCTGTGCATCCCGAAGATGAGCGTTATCAGGATCTGATCGGCAAAGAAGTCCTGCTGCCCTTGACTGATAAAAAAATCCCGATCATCGCCGATGAATATGTTGACCGCGGTTTTGGCACGGGCGCGGTCAAGATCACTCCGGCGCACGACGTGAATGACTACGAAGTCGGCAAACGCCACAAACTGCCGGCGCTGGAGATCATGGATACTTCCGGACTGCTCAATGAAAATGTGCCGTTGCGCTACAAAGGGCTGGAACGCTTCAAAGCCCGCGAGCTGGCGCTGACCGATCTGGAAGAAAAAGGCCTGCTGGACTCCGTGCAGGATTATAAAAATAAGATCAGCCGCTGTTACCGCTGTCACGATATTATCGAGCCGTATCTCTCGCCGCAGTGGTTCGTGGACATGCCCAAACTTGCCGCGCCAGCTGTCGAGGCTGTGCGTTCTGGCCGGATCAAATTTTATCCTGAACGCTGGAGCAAAGTTTATTTTGACTGGATGGAAAACATCCGCGAATGGTGCATCTCGCGCCAGATCTGGTGGGGGCATCGTATTCCGGTTTGGTACTGCGAATGTGGCGAGGTCATCTGCGCTAAGGAAGATCCGCAGACCTGCCCCAAATGCGGTTCGGATAAATTAACTCAAGACCCGGATGTGCTGGACACCTGGTTCAGCTCGGCGCTCTGGCCTTTCTCCACGCTGGGCTGGCCGGACGACACAGCCGATCTGAAAACATATTACCCGACCGCGCTGCTGGTGACCGGCTACGATATCATCACTTTTTGGGTTTCGCGTATGATCACGCTGGGGCTGGAATTCAAAAAAGAAGTTCCGTTTCACAAAGTGGTGATCCACGGCTTGATCCGCGATGAGCACGGCAAAAAAATGAGCAAATCCACAGGCAACGCCGTCGATCCGGTGGAATTGATCAAAGCATACGGCGCGGACGCGCTGCGGTTCACGCTGGCGTCGATGGTGACGTCCGGCGGGCAGGACCTGAAACTTGCCGCGCCCAAAGTTTTGGCCAGCCGCAATTTCATGAATAAGATCTGGAATGTCGCGCGTTTTGTCCTGCTGAAGCTGGCGGACAATAAATTCAGCGCGGAAAAATCGCTGGCCGACGAGTGGATCCTTTCCCGCTATCAGCAGGTCATTCAAAAGACCGATTCCGACCTGCGTAATTTTTATTTTGGCGATATGGCGCTGGGCTTGTATGATTTTGTTTGGAATGAGTTTTGCGATTGGTATATCGAAATGTCCAAGCTGGGCCTGCACAAGGAAACTTTTTTGACGGTCTTTAACGGCATTTTGCGCCTGCTGCATCCAGTGACGCCTTTTATCACCGAGGAGATCTGGGCCAAACTCGGCAATGCCGGCAAGGTGATCAGCGCGAGCTGGCCGCAGGCGGATAAAACGCTGCTCAATCCGGCGCGGGAGAAAAAAATGGCCGCCGTGATAGAGCTGATCCGCGCGGTGCGTAATATCCGCGCGGAGATGAATGTGGCGCCGGCGAAAAAAGCGGATCTGATCATTCTCTGCCGTGATCCAGCCGCGGCGGAAGCGCTGACCGAAGCGAAGCCGTATATTCAGCAGCTGGCCGGCGTGGAAAAAATTGATCTGGTGGGCAAACTGGCCGCCAAACCGCGCAATGCCTCGCATGCGGTGATCGGCGGCGCGGAAGTTTTTGTGCCGCTGGACAATCTCATTGATCTGCGGGCGGAGATTGCCCGCCTGGAAAAAGAAAAAAACAAATATCAGGCGGAGATCAACCGCGTCAAAAATAAATTGGCCAATAAAAGTTTTATCGAAAAAGCGCCGCCGGAAGTCATCGAAAAAGAAAAAGAAAAAGAAAAAACCTGCGCGGAGAAATTCAAAATTGTGGAAGAGCAGCTGAAAGCGCTGACGGAGAAATAA
- a CDS encoding nucleotidyltransferase substrate binding protein, whose translation MALLDLTSFEKAIATLGIIWSEYAKNTDNVIVRDSVIHRFEYTYELAFKMLKRYLELTEPSSETISELSFQNIIRLCSERGLLACELEKWKEFRERRNITVHTYNETMAVEVITIIESFLTEARFLLGKLKERMPK comes from the coding sequence ATGGCATTATTAGACTTAACCTCATTTGAAAAAGCTATAGCGACATTGGGCATTATCTGGTCAGAGTATGCTAAAAATACAGATAATGTAATTGTGCGGGATTCTGTTATTCACAGATTTGAATATACTTATGAGCTGGCTTTTAAAATGTTGAAACGTTATTTGGAATTAACGGAGCCTAGTTCTGAAACGATATCGGAGCTAAGTTTTCAGAATATTATTCGGCTGTGCAGTGAGCGGGGACTTTTGGCCTGCGAGTTGGAAAAATGGAAAGAATTTCGGGAAAGACGCAACATAACTGTGCATACATATAATGAAACAATGGCTGTAGAGGTTATTACGATTATTGAGAGTTTTTTGACAGAGGCGCGGTTTTTACTGGGAAAATTGAAAGAAAGGATGCCTAAATAA